The DNA sequence GCACGGTTTTCGAGGTTTTTACTTTGGGAATTGGTGACCAGAAGACTGTGAGATGTGTTATAAATGTATTATTATTAATTGTTTTGTATGTGGATGTGGTGCAAGTGCATGTATGAAGTGTATTTGAATTGGATTAAAAAATTTGTAATAGGAAGTTAGCATGGTCACTCGCGGGCCGAACGGTTAACCGCGTGCCGAGCGTGGTTGTTAATCGCTGGCAAATAAAGCAAGCCGGGCCGGTTCGGTTACGGGCCGGTTCCGGTTTCAGAATATTGGATTCGTATTCGGTTCGTTAAAATATACGGTTTGAACGAATTATGAACCGGCACGTGACGAACCGAATTATACGAATTTTTTCCGAGCCAAACAGCGATCGGGCCGAGCCAAACCGTTCGTTTGGCCGGCTCTAGCTATATCTGCATGACTACATTGTGTGTGGGTCTGTCTGTTTGCAAATTACTTGATGGTGTGTAAAAAGCCAAGTACGTCTTTcttatttcttcttgtttttgcACAATAGTGGGCAGGCGATGAATACTACCAAGCTGGAGTACGGTAGGGGCAGAGGGAATAATTCATAAACATAAGACACTATATATGCATGAGGAATTGGTTCTCTTAAATTTTTGTTTCCATTCTTCAGTCAAACTTAGATGTTAATCGGAATTGTTGTCATTAGAATTTATAACAACTCTGTTAATCAATTCAAAGTTGACGTCAAAACAACCTGTTTAACTGGTTCTTGCAAGTCGAGGGTCGTCGAGTGCTGTCTTTATTTTGTTAGTTGAAGTAAGAAAAACACTTAAATGTAAATTTTAAGATTTTGCCTCAAAAATTAGAAATCTTTTACAAATGTGTAAGGAGAATATAATTTAACCTAGCTGAAAAATTATTTAATCGGCTTCCTCTACCATTTTAAAGTGCAAATAAAAGAAATGTTTATCTATACCAGAGAGGCTGAGCTTGATTTATACAAAGACCGCATTACTATACAACAAAAAATGTTGATATTAAGGTGAATATGCTAGACACTTAACAGAGAAAAATAAATATGAATATGCTAAACatataaaagaaaaagaaattatatgATGAAACTGGTAACCCGTAACGGTTGACTCAGTTGATTAAAAAGGGGATAATTATGCTCTTGGTCATAGTTCGAATCCCACCGGAGAAGAATTTATAATTATGTCTCctgagtcagagcatgtcgcttaaatgcagTTTATCTTGTTTCATGTgttttgcaggctattgcgtgaaccAGTACGATTTATCCGGTACACACCTAAAAGATAGCGACTGCGGATTATATACACAAAAAAAAGAGAAGAGAAACCGGcatatattaaaaaaatgaaaaaaataaaattgcatCAACTTTCTAGAGGGACCAATATCTCATTTCATTCGCGGACCAATACACTGATTCTCTATTATTCCACCACTATGACAAAAAagatttcataataattatataagtAAACGTATATATTCATAAATTTTTAGAACacttaaacttatttaaagtgataacaTTGGTAAAGGGGAAATATTATTATCATATAATTATTATTTCATTGAGGCTGAAAATATAATGTCTCCATTATGTTGGTACCttaaaaaactattattttagcatggtgattacttaattgattaactataactctataaaagatatttgaaaaaagcaatattactgattgaacgatatagttttttttatcgtagataacccgcagccgctatcCTTCGGGTGCGTACTGGATAAACTCTACGAGCTTACGCAATAGCCTGCatgaacgatatagttttattgataattctaagtgtatttaaaaaaattattttttaaataaaatttgattttttatttcACATGAATAGGATACTaattatacttagtctaatattaatttgatttatctcggatcagtgatttacattattttattttagcccgattccctaattatttttagtttagttttatttttttaaaatttcggttcaataagataattttgttttaaacTGAAAAATTAGTATATATGTTTCTTTGTTGGttgaattgtatttttattttagttttgtgttagtctgaatcaattgtataatgtatttttttatcctaaataaataaaatatattattttatttatctaagttcattgttataatttttttaggaggattgatagtattattattttatcttaactatatcaaccaaatcttcagaattatatttagtttgtttaaatttaatttagcccgaagtaacaaattataatgatatagaactcaatataaattaaaatttaaattggtatAAGAAGTTGAATTTGAATATAAATTATagtgatatagagttcgatataaaatagaattgaaattgataaaatatcaattaaattaaaaattgaacaGCCGCATAATTAGAATAAGAAAAATTAAGTAAGGgaaattaagtaatttcagcaaatGCCGAGcgaccgactaccaaatttttaatgttttgtatattataatatagtatatatagggggctactccaatagaaaccaatttaaaatagaaactagaaaccaaatatattttttttaaattaattcgaaatataacacatatggtatgcaaatcaaTCGTTGAcagatgtagaaaaatacagtgaaatcggatttaaaaaaaaacttacggtttgacgggaaaaatcaaattaaaaacggaggtGAAAAACTGAAATCGGGTGTGGGAGGGTGGAGAGTAGTTGGGTGGGGTGATTtaggggaccattagattaggtagatctaatggcttagattaatttatagtttctattttaattttagtttgtatttgatcattcccctatatatatatatatatatatatatatatatatatatatatatatatatatatatgggctgagttctatggagtccacctttttatcggagtcctcggagtccatctacgttctgcaaataaaatatattgtaaaacgtgttattttgcaaaacatgttacacaaatagcataacttcaacaaaatcatgcaaatctcatatatttacggtacaatatgtatgttctgcaatatgttctgcaacatgaacatttatatTCTGCAAagtaaacatgttttgtagaatatatatttttgcaatgttctgcttgtaaaatgtatgcaatctacaagatttttgatagaatagtgatgtttgtcgaaaaataatatgttttgcaatattttaagctatattttacttgcagaacatatatggactccgatgACTCCAATTAAatgtggactccatagaactttactctatatatatatatatatatatatgggcaAGTGGTCAAATACAAATCAATATTAGAATACAAACTATAAACCAACGAGACCCACATGTTTAATCAATTTCCCCTTCGTTTTTAATTTTACTTTTCCCATTAGTTGgttaactttttaaaaaaaataatttcaccGTATTTTTATTCATCTCCCACTCATCGATTTGCATagcatatttgctatattttgatgacaaatcagtatttaaattaCCCGAATCAATAAACCGAAATCAGTACTAATTCCAGAATCAGTATTTTTAGTGATTCTCGTAGacataattagtgatttatcgtcgaaacatatcaaatatggtattcatACTGATTGTTGGATGATGTAGAAAAACATAGTgaagttagattttaaaaagAGTTCACTAATTGACGgtaaaaattcaattaaaaatggagggaattatGTGTAGTGTGTGGGAGGTATAGtttgtaatttatattttaatttagtttataCTGGATATATATAAAATAACTCCCCGCGGTGAAATTGCATGCACATCACATCTATACAAGGATCCAAATTGATGTTCTTAGAATTTCTACAAACTTTATAAACGTAAATATGTCGAATATCAATTTGTCATACGAATATATAACTTTTTTGTAGATAGAAAGAATATTTAACTTATATGATATATCGATAGCAATGCAGATACAACGTAGTACGTACTGTCGGTATCTTCTTTACACACACGGCTAATACACAGCTCATAGATATATTTGTCCTTTTTACTACAATTTAATTTaacaaaattattttcaagaagaGGAAAAAATAATTTCAAAGTAGTATATAAGGAGCTCGCTAGCTAGATATCATCCAGCATTATCCAGCCAGTCATTTGCGTTTAGATTAAGTACTAGTAGTACATAATCCTGTAATTAGCGAGAAAATGGCAGCATTGAGCGGTAAACTAGTGAGCACAACAGAAATCAAATTGAACGGAAATGTGTTTCATCAGCTATTGAGAGACGAAACGCACCGTATTTCCAGCTTAAGTCCTGAGAAAATTCAGGGGGTTGAATTGGTTGATGGTGTCTGGGGAACTCAGGGATCTATCATCTGCTGGAAATATGTTTTCGGTAAGCAATTAATCCagtattttatatttaaaaaaattattttgtagACTAATACGATGATAGTAAATGATGATCATACGCAGATGGGAAAGCAGAGACGTGCACAGAAATAATCGAGGAGATTAATGAAGAAAACAAGTCAATAAGGTTCAAAGTGGTGGCAGGAGGTCTACTTAAGCAGTACAAGGCGTTCACTTTCATATCCAAAGTTGATCAGATAGATCTCAACACCTATGCTGTGACATGGACTCTGGAATATGAGAAGCTTCATGAAGCCATAACTCCTCCAAATGCAATGATGAATTTTCTCATTTCTATGACCAAAGATATCGAAAACCGCTATGGCCAACTCCAGCCCCGTGCTGATCAGCAATGCAAGTAGACATGTAGATATGCATGTCTGTCTATAAAGTGCGCAAGCTAATTTTATGGTGTGTAACAACTATTCCTGTGTCTGTGATCTTTCCGTTTTGCACAATAGTGCCAACTGCTAAGTCCTTGTAACGTGTGAAGCCAAATTGTACATACCCAGAGTATGGCTGTTTGGGCACACACATTATTAAATAACAAAGGATATATGTTTTATACAAACTTTTCATACATACAAAAAGGGAGGAAGAAAGAACTAAAATTCGAATATCTTAATTAAATATTAAGAAAATATAATCATTACCGAGAGACCTTAATCTAAAACAGACATGCCATCCATAGCGTATAAAACAAATTAATGTTTATAAGACACAACTCTAAAGCTATCCATAGTTCGCAATTACTAGTGAACACTTCACTAAATATTATGCAAGAATACATACAACTCGAGAACTAGAGCAGAGAACTAATGACTATGTTAATAGGAGTGGAACGCCAAAGTCATCCATTTTTCTTTAGGGATAGATTAGAGACATATCTTTCATGTGTAAGAGCAAATCATTTTAGATGCTTCaaattctatttatttatttgattatatttgttaattgtttagtgataaatttattattaacaaaattattattttaaaaatttagtGGTGTAGTGGAGTTgcaaaataaataatattcacATATTTATCCACTAACTAATAATTAAAGATATTTTGTAAAATGTTTATATAGGCTATTTTATTCTGagtttaaaattatgaaaaaacaGTACAAGTTTTCTacaaattattttttatttatactATTTTATCCTACAAATCTAACTGTGTTAGTGTGTACTAAGAGGGATGCTAACGgtaggtgctaaaaggatgtcatGCACAAACTGAATTTGTTCTGGTTGTAATATCTTTTgtcatttttaatattttctgTTTTGCaagattttttaaattttaatttatatg is a window from the Apium graveolens cultivar Ventura chromosome 1, ASM990537v1, whole genome shotgun sequence genome containing:
- the LOC141674513 gene encoding kirola-like codes for the protein MAALSGKLVSTTEIKLNGNVFHQLLRDETHRISSLSPEKIQGVELVDGVWGTQGSIICWKYVFDGKAETCTEIIEEINEENKSIRFKVVAGGLLKQYKAFTFISKVDQIDLNTYAVTWTLEYEKLHEAITPPNAMMNFLISMTKDIENRYGQLQPRADQQCK